A genomic window from Flavobacterium johnsoniae includes:
- a CDS encoding OmpA family protein: MKKVIMTLAFALALTGAHAQTENNSGFNKWSIEFAGGLTKPQRPLTAGYSTDTPSPWVGDLGVRYMFNNKFGLKADFGYNSFTAKNNSLDFDSKYYRVDLQAVANLGRIMNFETWTNTFGLLGHAGFGYAQLRSDNFKGADEVGNFIAGVTGQIRLSNRVALTGDFSTILNASQDRTFDGANIEGNRGFSGLLFNGTLGLNVYLGKNTKHADWAVMSSNNVDLTSLENKVADLEQQIKNKPAQKEIVVEKQVPAQPVDNDLIKRMINDKYYSVYFDFNKTTPIENSTASIDVVLNYLRKNPSASLDLVGYADQVGKADYNERLSNTRANNVKTIFEQAGIASSRLNVIANGADTSIKKDSDEARRLARRVTFIVK; the protein is encoded by the coding sequence ATGAAAAAAGTTATAATGACTCTTGCCTTTGCTCTGGCGTTAACAGGAGCACATGCGCAAACAGAAAACAACAGCGGATTTAATAAATGGTCTATAGAATTTGCTGGTGGTTTGACTAAACCTCAACGCCCATTAACTGCAGGTTATTCTACAGACACTCCAAGCCCTTGGGTTGGTGATTTAGGAGTTCGTTATATGTTTAACAACAAATTTGGTTTGAAAGCTGATTTTGGATACAACAGTTTTACAGCAAAAAACAATTCTTTAGATTTTGATTCAAAATACTATAGAGTAGATTTACAAGCTGTTGCAAACTTAGGACGTATTATGAACTTTGAAACTTGGACTAATACATTTGGTTTATTAGGTCATGCAGGTTTTGGGTATGCTCAATTAAGAAGTGATAATTTTAAAGGAGCTGACGAAGTAGGTAACTTTATTGCGGGTGTAACTGGACAAATTCGTTTATCAAATAGAGTAGCCTTGACTGGTGATTTCTCAACTATTTTAAACGCATCGCAAGATCGTACTTTTGATGGAGCAAATATTGAAGGAAACAGAGGTTTTTCTGGATTGCTTTTTAATGGTACATTAGGGTTAAATGTGTATTTAGGAAAAAACACAAAACATGCAGATTGGGCAGTAATGTCTAGCAATAATGTTGATCTTACATCTTTAGAAAACAAAGTAGCAGATCTTGAACAACAAATTAAAAACAAACCTGCACAAAAAGAAATCGTTGTAGAAAAACAAGTTCCTGCACAACCTGTAGATAATGATTTGATTAAAAGAATGATCAATGACAAATATTACAGTGTTTATTTTGATTTCAATAAAACAACTCCTATCGAAAACTCAACTGCGTCAATCGATGTTGTTTTAAATTATTTAAGAAAAAATCCTTCTGCTTCTCTTGATTTAGTAGGTTACGCTGATCAAGTTGGAAAAGCAGATTATAATGAAAGACTTTCTAACACTAGAGCAAATAATGTAAAAACTATTTTTGAGCAAGCAGGAATCGCTTCTTCTCGTTTAAATGTTATTGCAAATGGTGCAGATACATCAATTAAGAAAGATTCTGACGAAGCTAGAAGATTAGCTAGAAGAGTTACTTTTATTGTAAAGTAA